The Streptosporangiales bacterium genomic sequence CCCACCGGAGTCTTCACCCGCATCGCCCAGCGACTCCTCGCCCTCACCTCCGGCATCTGGACCAACTGGACCACCGGCGTCACCAGCAAACGATCACTAACCGCCTACGACCACTGACCAAGGAATCAACCATCTAGGGCGCCCTAGTCGGTCTGGCCGTTGCGGTGGATGCGGGCGCGTTTGGCGGCGTCCTGGCCGCCGAGCCAGCGCTTCACCACGCTCGAGTCGAGGTCGAAGAGGTCGAGTACGCGACCCACCGTCTGGTTGACGATGTCGTCGACGGTCTGCGGGTGGTTGTAGAACGCGGGCACCGGTGGTACGACGATGCCGCCGGCCTCGGTCACCTGGGTCATCAGCCGCAGGTGGTTGAGGTGGAACGGGGTCTCGCGTACCACCAGCACCAGGCGCCGGCGTTCCTTCAGCACGACGTCGGCGGCGCGCGTCACGAGGTTCTCGTCGTAGCTGTTCGCGATGGCCGACAGCGACTTGATGCTGCAGGGTGCCACCACCATGCCGTCGGTACGGAACGAGCCGCTGGAGATCGACGCCGCCAGGTCGTTGTCGCGGTGCACGACGTCGGCCATCTCGGTCAACTCGTCGGGGTCGAGCACGGTCTCGTACGCGAGCGTCTTCCGCGCGCCGGCGGTGATGATGAGGTGGGTCTCCACGTCGGGCATGTCGCGCAACAGCTCTACGGTGCGGGCACCGTAGATCGTGCCCGACGCACCGGTGATCGCGACGATGATCCGCTTGCGCGGGTCGGTCATGGTGTCACCTCGTTCAGCGACCAGAGGTGGCCGTCGTAGTGCACCAGGGCCCGGTCGTCGGTGGTCAGCAGTGTCGACACTACGTTGCCCACCACGATGTCATGCCCACCGAACGGATGGATATCGCGCACCTCACACTCGAAGTTCGCGACACAGCCGGTGAGCAGGGGCACACCGAGCCGCTCCCCGCGCGTGTGGTCGACGCCCTCGAACCGGTCACCAGGCACCCGAGACTTCGACGCGAACTTCTTGACGTAGCCGACCTGGCCGTCGGCGAGCACGCTCACCCCGAACACCCCGGTCGCCGCCACCAGCTCGCGGGTGCGGCCGGCGACCTTCAACGTGGTCAGCAACAACGGTGGGTCCGCGTGTTCCGCCCACGCCATCCCCGTCGAGCCGTGCGGGTGCTCGCCGTCGAGCGTTGTGACGATGGCGACGGCGACGGCCAGCCGGCCGAAGCCCACGGTCGCCCGCTCGGCCTCGGACTCAGGCATCGGTGGTCTTCTCCGCCGCTTCCTGCTCGAGCACCTCGAGCGCAGCACTCGCCGCCTTGTCCACGTGCGCGCGGGAGAGCCGCCGCGCGGCCGCCGCGTCGCGGCGCATGATCGCGTCGACCACCTGTCGTACCTCGTCGGCGACCTCGTCCGGCCGCCTCGGCCGCCGCAGCGACGTGGACCGCGGGTACGCGATCCGCCCCCACAGCGACTCGAGCACCCGCCGCACCACGACGTTGCCAGAACCCTCGAGCAGGACGTCGTAGAAGTCGTCCTTGCGCACCACGATCTCGGCGACGTCGCCGCCCCGGACGACCCGTTCGAACTCGTCGACGGCCTCGGCCAGCCGGGCCAGCTGCTCGTCGGTCGCGTGTTCCGCGAACCTGCCGACGACCAGCGACTCGAGCACGCCGCGCACCTCGTAGATGTCACGTGCCTCGGCCACGGACATACTCGCCACGACCGGCCCCTGGTTGGGCACCAGGTCGACCAGGCCTTCGCTCTCCAGCTGCCGTAGTGCCTCCCGGACCGTGGTGCGGCTCACCTTGGTCAGCTCGCACAGCTCGCGCTCCACCAGCCGCTGGCCGGGCTTGAAGGTGCGGTTCAGGATCGCCTCCCGCAGGTTG encodes the following:
- a CDS encoding FCD domain-containing protein encodes the protein MAAGERAGIIDVSPRDAGGSGVVPHEEVRDVATGDLRVAAVAAPLRTQVVRNLREAILNRTFKPGQRLVERELCELTKVSRTTVREALRQLESEGLVDLVPNQGPVVASMSVAEARDIYEVRGVLESLVVGRFAEHATDEQLARLAEAVDEFERVVRGGDVAEIVVRKDDFYDVLLEGSGNVVVRRVLESLWGRIAYPRSTSLRRPRRPDEVADEVRQVVDAIMRRDAAAARRLSRAHVDKAASAALEVLEQEAAEKTTDA
- a CDS encoding flavin reductase, whose amino-acid sequence is MPESEAERATVGFGRLAVAVAIVTTLDGEHPHGSTGMAWAEHADPPLLLTTLKVAGRTRELVAATGVFGVSVLADGQVGYVKKFASKSRVPGDRFEGVDHTRGERLGVPLLTGCVANFECEVRDIHPFGGHDIVVGNVVSTLLTTDDRALVHYDGHLWSLNEVTP
- a CDS encoding IS982 family transposase; the encoded protein is PTGVFTRIAQRLLALTSGIWTNWTTGVTSKRSLTAYDH
- a CDS encoding UbiX family flavin prenyltransferase, with protein sequence MTDPRKRIIVAITGASGTIYGARTVELLRDMPDVETHLIITAGARKTLAYETVLDPDELTEMADVVHRDNDLAASISSGSFRTDGMVVAPCSIKSLSAIANSYDENLVTRAADVVLKERRRLVLVVRETPFHLNHLRLMTQVTEAGGIVVPPVPAFYNHPQTVDDIVNQTVGRVLDLFDLDSSVVKRWLGGQDAAKRARIHRNGQTD